The DNA window AAACcataaattaatttttagggatacataaatttttagtcttcataaatatctattttttaggtttagtccctataaaaaaattatcCTTTTTTTATAACCAAGATACGTGTACTGAATATCCACTGTCGTTTAGCAGTGACTAATCTCTGTCAAAGAACCCGTTGGACACACAAAGTGGGTTCTTCCCTCTCAACCGGATAAAATTCTATACTTTTACTTCCCACATTTTACAAGCAAACAAAAAAATAGTCCTTTTAGTTCCTGTAGAGGGACTTGAAGTAGCATGGCTTTATAGAAAGTGAAGACCAAAGACTTATAAAATTTCTATAAACACTACTAAATTAGAAAGGTTCGTGATTTACATGGGTTAGACTTAAAAAGTTCATGATTTAGTAAGAACTAATAACATAtttaacattaattttttttctatttggcACCGCCATTGAGTATTATTACCACTGCTTAAAATTCCTCCATCCATCACCGGTCCATGGTCTTACACGAAAAACTAATCACATTCACATTTTATGTCCAACAAAATGTCAAACTCTTTCATTCACACTCCAAATTAAATTAACCAAACTCTTCAAAATTCACAAATTTTCTTACAATGATATAAGAACAACATTGACATAAAAGGCAGGAACTAATTTTCACAAAAAAACGTAAATTTAAACATGCTCGTTGATGGAAATGCAGAatagaaaacaaaagaaacaaagttTGTGAGTATTGAGGAAGGGTTAAAATACAATTACCTTGGAGTGGCAGAAGCAGTGTTACTATTGAATGTAGTAGAATCAGGAGCAGAAAGTGCTGAATGAAGTAGCTGGGGAAAATGCACTTCCAAGGTATGACACTGAAGATTATAACCCAATCCTTCTAAATGCTAGACCAAATGGTGTTAACAAAAAGAGTCCCATATCAATGTTTGACAGAAGAATTATTCCATAAGAAAACTTTTGATATACTCAAAATCTTTGTGAAAAAGATGCATGCTGATGAGGTATTGTAAAGTAAAAGatgttgatattttcatattctgTTGTGTTTGAAGTGAACTAATCAAATGTATAATTTTGCAGGGTTATTGTCCAGACCCAGAGAAATACTATCATTACACGGTTCCTATGGAAAGGTCAAAACCAAAGATTCTGTTGGAGATTCTTCTTGAAGCAACCAAATCAGTGAAGTAGTATCCATGGTCTGAAGTAACTGATATGAGTGTTAGTGAAGCTAGTGGATTTTTTGCTGATTCAATAGCAATGATCTTGTCTATGTTTAGGAAACCAAAACTGAAATCGTGTGAAAATGACTAATAATATCACCTTCCAAGTCAGTATTTTTCATGTCGTAAACAGAGAAGCGTGCTTTATATTCCGCCACCAGGCGTCAAACTCAGCAATGTTTGATAAACTCCCTGCACAAAATGTACAACTAAACCATCCACACCCATAATCAAATGTAAGGCTTGTAATCTAATCTTACTATAGAAATAATAAGAACatgtaagttttgaaatcgaaaaGTATAAGAATATTTGCAAATTATCATagcagaaaaaaaaacaaatctctaTATCAGACAAGAATCTAATAATTATTTGTTAGCATACAATCTACCTTCAAAATTAAAGAAGTTACAGAAACTTTTATCATCAACTCTATGCTTGAAACAACTTCTGTAATTTTTTTCTAGGTTATAAGGAATGGTCCGCGATCGCAAAAACGGCCCTGATCACCAATACCGTTATTCAACGTCTTtatgttaaaagaaaacaaattgtgCTTAATTCACAAAGCGACAACCGCATTCAGTGTCAAAACAACTGTACCGACCGAAATAGCGAAAGCCTTTACGGACCGTGATTGCATAAAAAGTTGTTTGTAGCGCATCAGTAGTACAAggcaaccaaaaaaaaaaaaagcaaaatgtAATCATAGTTTGATACACACAAGATAAACTTGTTTCAATAAGCAGGAATATGAGAGATAAGAGTATTATACTAAAAATTAAGCAATAATCATTTGCCAGTTATCAAAAGATAGACTATGAATTAGGTGAAGGCATAAAAGGAAGGAAGAGAGGTTGAAGAACAAACCCTAGCAATCGTGATCGATCGATTAATCAAAATGGAGATACGGGGTATCGATCCCCGTACCTCTCGCATGCTAAGCGAGCGCTCTACCATCTGAGCTACATCCCCGTTTTGAATTTCTACTGGATCAAATCTTTACTAGCTAGTTGTGAAACATGCAGAGACCAGAATCTCAGAGCTTGCTACATTCAGTTCCTTCCTTTGATGATTACTTTTCGTAGCAAACAAATAAAGTTCTTTAGACTGCAAAAACGAGGTTCGACTCAAAGAGCTTTTCTACTCAAGAGGAACAAGATGACGATAATGAGAGCAGCGTATATGTGGCGAATGCAGAGGACATGTAAATTGTTTATGatgattaaaatacatttaattgttgttcgttattttattagtttaatgATTATTTATGATTTTATCGTGGAATAAATAGCTTACTCAACTTTGTCTCGATTTCTTGGTAAAGAAATTGAAAGCATTGTCACCTGCACAATAAAGGAAATGAGCTAAGACAGGTTAAGTGTCTTGTTAGTTGTTGGACTTCTTTAATGTGGAAGGGTTTCTCATGTTGATAATGGTTTAACATTTATCTCTTATTTCTCTAGGTTAACATAAAACCAAGAAAATTATTCGCGTGTACGCTGAAGAAACACTTAGCATGATTTAGGCCCGTGTTATAGCTCCTGACTGATTCCAGGATGTCTTTCAAATCTGCAATGTGGCTCTTCCCTATTGGGTGAGAATATGGATAATAAACAATGTAGAGTGGGGGTGAATATGGACAATTATCACAATGGAGTCCACAACCACAATTTCAGGTTTAATCAATAATTAGACAAAATTGAATTACCAATTTTAATAAAACCTACACCTTTACAATTAATCGCTACCTAAAGAAATCTTAATGGTGTGTAGTTTCTAGAAAGAAATAAGTAACAGCCTAATCATGCAATTAACTACGAAATTAAAAGGAGGGAGAAGGGGAAAGACTGTGCACTGGGTTTGATACTAGTTTAGCGCATCGTCCCCGCTTTGCGCCTAATTTAGTCTCTAATGGTTGCCCAATGAAATTTTTTTGGTCTTCCACTATGATTTTTAACAAAAGAACATACAATTACAATATCCCAAATAAACGctataaaataattttcttcTTTCGATATCTTTGAATTGTACACAGTCTACAAACCAAATTTTATGCACATTCTTTACTCAAAATCGCTTCTTGAATCTTTCAGTCCCAACAATCTGCTCCAAAATCTCAGTCTGCGGCGATCTTTACTCGATTCCACCAGTATCTTGAGTGTTAGTTTGTCCAAAGATTGAGAAGAACCCCTCCCCTAAAGGCTTCCACACAGTACTACCAAGGTCAACCTGGATAGAAGAAACTCATTTTTTTTCACTATAATTAtcaaaaccaatcacaacactacACACCCTTGCGAACCTCTAAAATCTTAATCAAATCTTCAAAGAAAcgttaaattaaaaaatgaatctCCTCAACAATCACAAATCTCAAATATAAGATTCGGATCCATGCAACGGAAAAAGAATGAGGTATAAGatgaaataaattgtttgcaaGTGTTCGCAAAAGATCTTAAAACTCTTTTGAAAAATGAAAGAACAAGTGGTTTGTGagttatcaaataaaaaatagaagtaTGTGATTTCTAACGTTATGAATGATTTTGAGAGAGAAAATGATTTATGTGTTGGAGATTAAGCACAAAAAGAGTGAAAAATCATACTTGATTCGAGTCATGAACACTTGTATGATTTTAATCAAGTGGCAAAGTAATTTGGAACAGATCTACACTTATGAGAAACCTGATTTTATCGTGATTAGAGTCAAGGCAAAGTTGTGATTCAAGTCAGGCAAAGTTGTGATTCGAGTCAAAACAAAGTCGTGATTCAACTCAAGTAACGCAGTGGTTAACCATAATTCCATGATTCGACTCATGAAAAACTTGTGGTTCGAGTCACACGGTTCCATGATCGAATCATGTACAACTTGTGATTCGAATCATTTACAACTTCTTATTTGACTCACAGGGTGTGTGATTTTAATCacacctaaaatctcaattttcgcaTTTTCTAAAGTTATTTTGAGATTTCACTTGTGTCATGACTTAAACCAACCTCAGATATGGTTCTTGATCCAAAAATTGGACTAGTTGACTTAAAGCATAATGCTCATACTCAAACACAAACCGTTTAAATTATGCATGCTAAAATATAGAGATCTAAAACTTGACCCTCAAATATGCAATTTAAGAGGAGACTCAATAATATAAGACTAAAACATAAATAAAGCTTAAtagaaaatcaacaaaaccatacAGTAGAGATATGCATAGTCTCACCCTTAATCAGGGCCGGCCCTAGGCCGAGCAAGCAGGCCCatagcccagggcctcaaaaaaatGGGGGGCCTCAATTTTTGGGCTTACAGCTAAGAAATATAATACTGAAACAAAAGTTTAGCGAAAAATTAGACATCATGTAACTTGTGGCCCAGCGGCGTTGTATCTACATTGGGAACCTTTATATCACATGTTCGATACTTAGAGGCTTttaattctctaaatattcaattatcattattttttttaatgcagTACATAAAGACTTCATTTTAGTACTTCATTTTAGAAAGAATATAACTGTAGTGTAGTGAAGTAAAGGTAAActtagttaattatattttttaatgcaGTACATAAAGACTTCCTTTTAGTACTTCATTTTAGAAAGAATATAACTGTAGTGCAGTGAAGTAAAGGTAAACTTAGTTAATTATACCTAATAATTAGTATTTTTCAGTAAATTTTTGATATAATTATTGTGAcaattagaatttttaaaattttaattatatttatatgatCAATTAAACTTTATAacgagattttaaaataaatttattttagtataattttagagactatttatatattataattaaatatttaaaagtttatcatacaattaacttatttattatcaaatttttatgatgaaattaaatttattatcatttgtgctttgatttattatttttctgatcaaattaaaattctttttgttgttagaaacaaccaagacttcatattttttattttgtctatgaAACTCTTCTTCATTTTAGAGACAaatgaaaaatcaatttttttgttaGGGGTCCAATTTTTTATTTGCcctgggcctctaaaaagtcgggaccggCCCCAGGGGCGGATGTAGAGGGGTTTTGGGTATTCCCTGGAATACCCTccctttttaaattattttacccATTTACCCTCCCTTTTAACCCTTTTTTTTAGTGCTGAATTAGGTTTAGTAAAAGCAACACAAAGCTCACTTCTTACTTCCTAACACCACTACACCAGCCGCACAGCTTTCTCATTCACACAgtaagttcttttttttttttctttcaaattttcaatttaGCTTAGGTAAATAACAACTTCCATAATTCTACTTCATTCTCTATTATGTAAATAACAAGCTTTTCAAGTTTTTCTATTATGTTAATATTAATTCcattttttattctctttatctCCTATGGGAATTTATTGAATCCAAAGTCCAAACCTTGTAACttctaattataattttgatttgaAATTCTGTATTGTAAAATTAATTGGATTTTGATTGTGATTGTAGAATGTTGCTCAAATACTTTACACCCGAACCGAGATTTCCAGAGCCAAAGAAGCTTGCTCCTTCAAATGGGCATCCCGAAGAACCTTCTCCGGTCCCCTCTTCAAATGAGGTACAACTAGAACCTCATTCTTCATATAAGGTGTTTAAAAAAGGTACTTATTTGGAGACGGATCCTGGAAAAAGAAGTCAAATTCTTGAGTATCATCCAAATGATCTAGATGAGGTAAGAAGAGCTTACCTTGTGAATGGGCCATGTAAAATTAAATTAACTGAATATAAATCCACAAATATTGGGGGAAGGGAACGTTCTTTTCAATATAGTTGGCATGAAGAGTATGACTGGTTGGAATATAGTGTAGAAAAAGATGCTGTTTTTTGTTTGCCTTGTTATGTGTGTTACAATGGTACTAGTAATTCTGCATTTGTGGTGACTGGTTTTAAAGGTTGGAATCTAAAGCATAAGTTGGATAAACATGTTGGTGAGAAACCAAATAGTCatcataaaaagtgtgtgaaagcaTGTGAGGATCTTATGAAGAAAAAGCAGAGTATTGAGTTTTCGTATGCAAAATATAGCTCAAAAGAAGAAGTAGATTATCTTGTTCGTTTAAAAGCATCACTTGAGGCTGTCAAATATCTTGTTAGAGGCGGATTGGCATTTAGGGCACATAATGAGGGTGAAAATTCTATTTATAAGGGTCATTTCCTAGAATTTGTAGAAGCCTTAGGAAGAAATAGTGAGAAAATAGTTGCAGCAATAACAAGTGGTGGGGGAAATTGTAAGATGACTTCTCCTATTATTCAAAAAGAACTTGCAAATGCATGTGCGGTTGAAACTATTAAGAAGATAGTTGGAGAAATTGGAGATGGATTCTTTTGTGTTCTTGTTGATGAATCTGGTGATTGCTCTGGTAAAGAACAAATGGCCGTTGTAGTGCGGTTTGTTGATGTTAGAGGGTTTGTTGTAGAAAGATTTATCGGCATTGTTCATGTTGAAGATACAAGTGCGATATCGCTTAAAAGGGCTCTTGAATGTTTGTTGTCGGGGTTTGGGTTGTGTATATCTAAAATTCGAGGTCAAGGGTATGATGGAGCAAGTAATATGCGTGGTCAATTTGGAGGTTTGAAGACTTTGATTCAAAAGCAAAATCCGCAAGCCTATTATGTTCATTGTTTTGCTCACCAACTTCAATTGGCTCTTGTTTCAATGGCGAGAAAGCATGAAGATGTTGATTGGTTTTTTTGTGAAGTGTCTCGTATTGTCACTTTCTTACGATCATCTAACAAAAGACAAGCTCTACTTCGGAATAAACAAGTTGCTCATTTTGCAAATCTAATTGAAAAAGAATTGGTGGAAACTGGTACTGGTTTAAATCAAGAGTTGTCCATTGCAAGAGCGGGTGATACACGTTGGGGATCTCACTTTCGAACTCTTAATAGGTTAGTTGATTTGTTTACTCCTATTATTGAAGTGTTCGAAGATTTGAAAAGTGATAGTCATTGTAAGGGTGAACCAAAAAGTTTGTTACTTGTTATGCAAACTTTTAGTTTTGTGTTTATGTTGCACTTAATGGTTGagattttatctttgacaaataATTTGTCACAATCATTGCAAAAGGGGGATCAAGATATTGTGCATGCCATGGAACTTGTCCAAATATGCaagaaaaagttgcaagaatttagAGATGATGGATGGGAAACACTTTATGAGCAAGTTGTGGCTTCTTGTGGAAATGTTGAAATTGATGTGCCTGACATGGAGTCCCGGTATGTAAAAGATAAGAAATCCAAACGACTTGCTCCTTTTGTTACAAATTTTCATTATTTCAAGAATGATTGCTTCTTACATGTTATAGATGTGGTATTGAAAGAGTTGAATGATCGGTTTACACCTGAAAATATTGAGTTGATCAATTGTGTTGCTTGCTTGAGTCCTTGTTATTCATTTGAATCATTTAATGTTAAATCACTTGTGAGATTGGCCAGATTGTACCCAAATGACTTTGAGGATCTTACTGATAAGGAATTGTCTAGTGAATTGGAGACTTATATTGAGAGTGTCAAGATGGACG is part of the Vicia villosa cultivar HV-30 ecotype Madison, WI linkage group LG2, Vvil1.0, whole genome shotgun sequence genome and encodes:
- the LOC131651176 gene encoding uncharacterized protein LOC131651176, whose product is MLLKYFTPEPRFPEPKKLAPSNGHPEEPSPVPSSNEVQLEPHSSYKVFKKGTYLETDPGKRSQILEYHPNDLDEVRRAYLVNGPCKIKLTEYKSTNIGGRERSFQYSWHEEYDWLEYSVEKDAVFCLPCYVCYNGTSNSAFVVTGFKGWNLKHKLDKHVGEKPNSHHKKCVKACEDLMKKKQSIEFSYAKYSSKEEVDYLVRLKASLEAVKYLVRGGLAFRAHNEGENSIYKGHFLEFVEALGRNSEKIVAAITSGGGNCKMTSPIIQKELANACAVETIKKIVGEIGDGFFCVLVDESGDCSGKEQMAVVVRFVDVRGFVVERFIGIVHVEDTSAISLKRALECLLSGFGLCISKIRGQGYDGASNMRGQFGGLKTLIQKQNPQAYYVHCFAHQLQLALVSMARKHEDVDWFFCEVSRIVTFLRSSNKRQALLRNKQVAHFANLIEKELVETGTGLNQELSIARAGDTRWGSHFRTLNRLVDLFTPIIEVFEDLKSDSHCKGEPKSLLLVMQTFSFVFMLHLMVEILSLTNNLSQSLQKGDQDIVHAMELVQICKKKLQEFRDDGWETLYEQVVASCGNVEIDVPDMESRYVKDKKSKRLAPFVTNFHYFKNDCFLHVIDVVLKELNDRFTPENIELINCVACLSPCYSFESFNVKSLVRLARLYPNDFEDLTDKELSSELETYIESVKMDDHFSNLTGISELCRTLVRTKKHKTFRFVYTLVKLALSLPVATASVERVFSGMKYVKNELRSRMANPWLNDCLVTFVEKEVFNTIDDMDIIKRFQGMNKRRMHLRLD